From Gadus morhua chromosome 14, gadMor3.0, whole genome shotgun sequence:
GCAAGAGAACCATCCCCTACCGGCTCACAAATTCAATGAATCAAATGATTCGAACAAATCCACTGAAGGAAGCTTAAAAGTGTCTGAAGAGAGAGAATAACTAAATAGTAGTAAATCATGACTGTAAAAATTAAGAATGAAATCTCAATAATAAATGTCATCTTCCATCTCGGCCCTTTGAGCCCGGTGGGACCCACCTGTATCTCTCCATGTCCACCTTGTTCCCCAGCAGCAGGACGGGGACGTCGAGGTGGATGGCCTTTCTGTGGAGGGCCAGGGCCTCCAGGTAGCGTTGGCAGCCCTTGAAGCTCTGCATGTTGTCGATGCTGTACACCACCATGAAGCCACTGGCCCAGGACAGGTAGCGCTCGCAGTTCACCGGCCCGTCCTGGTTCGGACGGACATGGACGCAGTCAGGGTAGATATCAAGCACACACGTCACCGAGCCACTTGTTTTAATGAAATGTGAGGAAACGTGTTATAAAGGCGAAGATAGTACTTGGGTTATGAAATGTTATGGTGTACCTGATCGGCAGTGTCCATGACCTTCACCATCACAGGCTGGTGGTCTATCATCTCTTCTGATGAGTAGATATCCTCTGGGGGAGCAGTTTGGTTGACTTATTATTACGTTTAGAAGTACGTTCTTCAGTGCCATTTCGGAAAAAGTATTGCCAATGTGATCAGAAATTTTAAAACGCAGATATAACTCACCAAGATTAGGGTCGTATTCACTGATGAAGCGTTTGGTTAGAAACTTAACCGTCAAGGCTGAGGAGggatgaagaaagaaagaaagaaagaaagaaagaaagaaagaaagaaagaaagaaagaaagaaagaaagaaagaaagaaagaaagaaagaaagaaagaaagaaagaaagaaagaaaccaataaataaagaaggacagaaagaaagaaagaaagaaagaaagaaagaaagaaagaaagaaagaaagaaagaaagaaagaaagaaagaaagaaagaaagaaagaaagaaagaatgaaagaaagaaagaaagaaaggaatgaaagaaagaaagaaagaaagaaagaaagaaaggaatgaaagagggaagagagaaattCGTTTTTAAGGAGATAGTCGGATGcaccggagggggggggtgggggggggggggggggggggtcacattaTGGGGCATGAGAACTTGTGTCCTGTAAACATCCCATCACTTGTTACATCCCGCAATTTAACAGTGCGATCACAATTGCTAATAAATTATACTTCAAACTTGAAATCACACAAAAAGAGTAACAAAAATATTTATAGAGGATTTAATTAAGTTTTACTATAGGCTTATAGTAAACTATAGGCCTAAGTGGataaagtaataattaaaaagTACATAGTGACATTTATCGAGATAGCCTAAATAAAAGGCTTTTATCGAATGTAGTCGGATTAAACCCAGGACTAGGCCTTACCTGATTTTCCAGATCCCATCACCCCAAGAACCACCAGATTGCACTCGGCGAGGTATCTCTCTGGGACAGCAGCAAAATGACACGTCTTTCCTTTCCCGAACATAATGGTAGGATCTATTCTAGTTTAGATCTACCCGCCTTTCTAAGAGTTGACCAAATAAACAAAGAGCTGAGAAAAGTAACTTTAAAACGGAAAATAAAGGCTTGTTATGCTGACGAATGAATCCAATAACAACACGAGGTCTACCATTGTCCGTAAATTGTCGCAATAATTCTTACAAAATATCCAATCAAATCCATCAATGGTTTTACCTAGAAAATTCCAAGcgaaaagttaaaaaaaagttatcCTAACGTTCAATGGGACTCTGAACGAAGAGGTTCTGCGCAACTGAAAACCAGCCTGCAGGAGACAGCCTCGGCGAATGATTGACGGCTGATTTCCATTTAAGGAAATGGAAGTAGGTCTTATGTTCAAAAAAGGAACACAAATCTTTCTCTTTGGTAACCTCCGTTAGATTTAGAACGTTAGGATGATTTTGTTTGGAAGAAAACCTAAGAAGAGTGAGCCATGGGTGTCTCAAGGGCTGAAGTTAACCTAATAAAGGCAAATTCCTAAAGTAAAATCTATAAACGTTTATCAAAATCATAATTATACATTGAACACAAGGTAAATATTAATCCTAAAAACCTAACCTAAAAGTTACAAAATTAAGTAAAATCACAAAGCAGAAAAATTGTCATAGTTACTAATGTGATTCGTTATAAAATAGATAACAATTATAACGATACATGgtgtaaatattaatatatgCTATCTAAGAGGCTACAGCAGGTGGGTGGACGTGGCCTTAGGCCCCAGACGGCTCTGTGAAAGCCATCCAGGGCCCGGGGAAACAGGACATATTGTTACAGCTCGACCTTATTGCACAAGGACAGACACCTCATCTGGCCCCAGCACACAAAGGGGTCGATGCATTGTCTGCATACCCGCCTTCCTTCtccacaaatacacgcacacgcacacacacacacacacacacacacacacacacacacacacacacacacacacacacacacacacacacacacacacacacacacagacaatctcCAACTAAGCAGTCTCCCCTTACAACAGATCATCATACTCTGCTACAACTGTACCACACGTCTGCCTAGAATAGACGCCTCTATTCCTGTGTTTGGATAAACAAATGCAAACAGAGTCCGCATCGTCCAGTGCATCTGCCCTGGATCGAGCCCGCCTCACAGCTGCTACCCGATAGCGCCCCCATGCAGGGTATCCGTTCTACCAAGGCGATGCGTGTGTTCCTGTGTCTCCCGTAGGCAGCTCATGTCCCGGTCGGCGATGAAGATCCCCGCCGGTGAGGAGACGGAAGCGGGCAGCTGCCTCCGTCCGGGGGGCGGGAGCCCGGAGCCGCAGCTGTGGAATCAAGGCTCGCAGGGGCGCGGCGACAGCCTGGCGGTGACGGTGGGCGGCCGGGTGTTCGTGGTGGACAAAGCCCTCCTCACGGACCACTGCGAGTACTTCCAGGCGCTGTACCAGTCGGGCATGAGGGAGTGCCTGCAGACGGAGCTCCACCTGCGGGGGCTGGGCGCGGCCGGCTTCGTGGCCATGCTGGGCGTTCTCCGCGGCGAGCGGCCCGCGCTGGGCGCCAACGAGCTGGTGGAGGCCATCGAGGTGGCCGCCTTCCTCCAGGTGCGCGCCCTCACCGGCCACCTGGTGGACCTGATCGACTCCGACAACTGCCTGCTCATGTGCCACACGGCCTTCGGCTACGGCGTGCGGGAGCTGGCCCACCGCGCCGCCCTGTTCATCCGGGACATGCGCTCCGAGCTGAGGGAGGAGCTGTGGTCGCTGCCCGCCGAGCTGGTGGAGTACATCGACTCGCTGGCGCCCTGCAACTACATGGCAGTGTGCAGCCACGCGCCGTCCCCGGAGCTGCTGCAGGACATCCAGAGGACGGTGTGCTACCTGGACGAGGACAGCCGGGACTGGAGGGTGCTCACCCACCTGCCCAAGGAGAGCAGCACCACCCAGGCCGGGCTGGCCGTCCTGGACAACAAGCTGTACATCGTCGGCGGGGTCCACGACGTCAGCAAGAAGGTGATGGACTGTGGGTTCTGCTACAGCCCCATCACCGACACCTGGTCCACCGTGCCAAGCCCCAAGCAGCCCCGCTACAACTTCACCCTCATTGGCCACGAGGGCTGTCTGTACGCGGTGGGCGGGGAGTACAACCGGAAGGCCATCTCATCCGTGGAGAAGTTCAAGGTGTCCCACGGGGCCTGGAGCTTCGCCTCTCATCTGCCCTGCCCCGCGGCGTCTGTGGCCTCGGCCAAAGCCAGGAGCCGGATCTTCGTGTGCCTCTGGAAGGCCAAGGGCGCCACGGATATCCACGAGTACGTGCCCCAGGAGGACCGCTGGCTGCTTGTCACCACGCTGGTCAGGAAGCAGAGCTACGGCCTGTGCATGGTGGCGCACCGGGACAACCTGTACGTGATGCGCAACGGGCCGTGCGACGACTTCCTGATGTGCGTGATGGATCAGTACAACCTGACGTCGGGCCAGTGGAGCGCGGTGAAGGGACAGTACGGCAACAGCAAAGGGTCACTGTTAACAGCCGCCGTGAGGGGGGATTCCGTGTTCACGCTGAACCGAACGGTGACCACAGAGTACGCCATAGAGGACTCCCGCTGGAGAACCAAGAGGGACATGAAGGGCTTCGGCAGGATCGGATCCATCTATACGTTTCTCTTGAGGATCCCTAAAGACGCCGCGCAGCTCAAAGAGAGTTCGAGAGCTGACAGTCCCGGTCAACATTATGGACTCGTCGTCAGGGACCCGAGTTCATCAGCTCGATGTCTGAACGATCGGTAGATCTGTTTAACCAGTTGAGTTGGTTTGTGGTGATGAATTAACTATTTACTACTTTTTAttgtttagtcatttagcaggctTTTTTTTCTCAATGTGACCCACGCATTGCATTTAGGAGCCTGTAGGGGAGAGATTAAGGGTATACTTTGTACAATAGGCTTCATCATTCTGATACGTTTATTTTTAGATCAATAGACCAGCAGctgctgcattttttttttctctttgctgCTGTTGTCATCACTGTAGTGCTCACGGGCAGTTTGTATTCTTTGCAGTATTCTGTTTAAGGAGGAAAGTATTCAAAAACAACAAGTTTATGAAGTGAACAACAGCACAGTTTATTATGGGACTTATAAAATATTCTAATGAGTATTAATTTATTGAATTGTATGGGGTAACTATTTATTGATATTGTCAaatcaaatacaaaaacaccacttgtaaaaaaaaaccacCATGCATGCATCACAAATACAGATAAATTAAATACAGAATTCCACTTGCAGCAAcataatgaaacacattttaTATACAAGTCAATACAACACCTGTGGCAGTGTGGACAACCCAATGGCATCACATTTCTGAGGGGGTTTCCCAGAACATTAAACACGTGCTCTTTCTTACCGAAGGCCACTGTATCTGCACCCTTGGTCCAGTCTGACCATTGGGCTGACTAACAGAAGCTACTTCCTTCCATGTCAATAAAAGACAAGACAaccgtgggagtgtgtgtggggattaTTGCTGGTTTGATCAGCCTCACccggcccgagtcagactgatagGACTGAGGCGGCACACCTGTCTCACATTGATCAATCAATGTGTGAccggttaaaccagccatctccacacacactggggTGTGGAGATGTTAATCATCAAACATTTTCAATAAACCAGCTTTCTAACACCACTACCCTGCGTCCTTTATATGGAGGATCCCAAAAGAAGTCACCTACGTGGCGTGCAGCAACAGACTTTGCAACGATTAAAGTACGGTAAACTGTGTGTCACGCCACGTGCGTCATCAGTTCCTCCAAGGCCCGCTCTCGATGGTTGCCGTGGACCAGCAGAACCTCCTTGATGACGTTCTGCTGGAAGCCCATCTCGTTGAACTGGTTCAGGAGATTCAGAAACTCTTCCGCCTGTGGAAATGCATCAGAGACATTTTGTTAGTCTTTCTCGAGTCTTTTTCCCGTTGAAAAGGCCCCCGCACCACCGGGTATGAAGTTGATTAGAGGCATTGCCATCCAGAATTGACTATCATCCATGCATCTTGGGGACATCACACTTCCACGTGCGATGTCCCTCAagggtttatttttttgatgGTTAATCCAGATCACGCCAGGTGTCCAGTAGGGACCCTTCAATAATGTATTTTGTCGTGAGAGAAGCAGCCTTTATTACCTTTGTCTCAGAGTTGGAAAACATCTCCAGGGCTTCCTCTACTTGGGCTTTGTCGTAGCCCAGCTCACAGAGATGTTCATAAGCCCCCAGGTAGCTGAAAATCTGCACAAATGAAATTCAAATGATCTTTAGGATGCTAAGTGGCACGATCatgaaaacgaaaaaaaacTGGAAAATATGGCAAAGACTTTGACATATACCTACCAAGTTTAGCTGATACCTTGTCAGTGAGcaatatattttaaaaacaatcatttttttatatttacattcttACTATTCATTGGGGAATctagaaggtgggggggggggagctgtggTGAAGGTGGATGGCAAGGCTAAAGGGAACACTAGATCCTTCCAGGAGCAGTAGGCAGGCCGGCTAAAACCATTAAAGGCTTGGCGGGGTTGCAAGAAATAGACAATGGTTCATGACTGCGTCGTTCACCGGCCTCGTGTTCGTTTTATAACACCAACGTGTAAGAACCACAACAATGGTTTATCTATCAGAGCCAGACAACGAAGAACAACCGCCCGCTACCTCTGTGTGTCAAATCGAAGAGCTTCTTCTCAACCCATCTTTCCCCTCCTTTCTAATAATAGAGACGGTATTGTGTACTGAGTCCCCAGCAGAGTTAATGTCCCATGTGAAAAGCATAAAACCTCAGGATTTAACATCTGTTCCACATTGGTGATGTGTTTTTATTCGTTCAGTCTACCAAGGTCAGACTTTAAAAACTGAACCCAAACTTTATTAAGTCTGGTATATTGGTTTACAACTCATTTTGAGAGTTGTGTCTGTCTTCATTGCACTCTGTGAGTGCACTCCTTATCTTCTTATCGAACTACCCACCATCGACGACGGGTAAACTCTAAAAGAGTGATCAAAGACCTGAATAAAACAGGTGTAGCCCCGTTTCAGAGGAAAAGTAATCACAGGCTTAAGTGAGGGGTCGTGGCCTTCATGCCCAATAACAACTGGTGCTGTGTAAGCTGTAGTGGAAGCTTTCCCTGAGGTTAGCAAGCAGTGTCTGGTTGTCCTGTAAATAACCACTAGTGACGAGTGCTAAGTgatgacaacacacaacactgacacttacactcactcagtcactctcaCTCcgtcacactcactcactcacatgcagGAAGGGTCTACTGTGCATGTAATGGGGCGTCCTGTGTCTTGTTTCCTGACCTGGTCGGGGGCGAGCTGACCGGTCTTCTGCAGGGCGATGAAGGCGGTGTGAAGGGGGTACCCGCGGTCTGTGATGGCCCGGAGCAGCCCTCTCTCCTCGGGGCTCAGAGCGGACAGCAGCTCCACCCAGGGGGTCTT
This genomic window contains:
- the rasl12 gene encoding ras-like protein family member 12, yielding MFGKGKTCHFAAVPERYLAECNLVVLGVMGSGKSALTVKFLTKRFISEYDPNLEDIYSSEEMIDHQPVMVKVMDTADQDGPVNCERYLSWASGFMVVYSIDNMQSFKGCQRYLEALALHRKAIHLDVPVLLLGNKVDMERYRQVSKSEGASLAARFGGQFYEVSACLDFLSVQRVFHDAVREVRREADRSPLFPPLCRGEDRPLVGISSAHTFTTPCYKELPAPATAKLITVKSSRAQSKRRAPTLTLLKGFKIF
- the kbtbd13a gene encoding kelch repeat and BTB domain-containing protein 13, with amino-acid sequence MSRSAMKIPAGEETEAGSCLRPGGGSPEPQLWNQGSQGRGDSLAVTVGGRVFVVDKALLTDHCEYFQALYQSGMRECLQTELHLRGLGAAGFVAMLGVLRGERPALGANELVEAIEVAAFLQVRALTGHLVDLIDSDNCLLMCHTAFGYGVRELAHRAALFIRDMRSELREELWSLPAELVEYIDSLAPCNYMAVCSHAPSPELLQDIQRTVCYLDEDSRDWRVLTHLPKESSTTQAGLAVLDNKLYIVGGVHDVSKKVMDCGFCYSPITDTWSTVPSPKQPRYNFTLIGHEGCLYAVGGEYNRKAISSVEKFKVSHGAWSFASHLPCPAASVASAKARSRIFVCLWKAKGATDIHEYVPQEDRWLLVTTLVRKQSYGLCMVAHRDNLYVMRNGPCDDFLMCVMDQYNLTSGQWSAVKGQYGNSKGSLLTAAVRGDSVFTLNRTVTTEYAIEDSRWRTKRDMKGFGRIGSIYTFLLRIPKDAAQLKESSRADSPGQHYGLVVRDPSSSARCLNDR